A region of the Zhihengliuella halotolerans genome:
CACGCGGCACGGCGGATCTCGCCCCGAGTCCCGTGAAAATCGAGTTCGTCCACTCCCGCGCCCCACGGGCTCTCCCAGGCGACATATACTCGCCCGACCGGCTGGCCATCGTGCGGGTCGGGACCCGCGACACCCGTCGTCGACACGCCGATCGTCGCCCCACAGGCGCGCCGAGCTCCGGTCGCCATCGCCCGTGCCACGTCCGGATCGACGCTGCCCCGGGCGTCGAGCAGGGCCGGGTCCACGCCCAGCAGAGACGCCTTGACGTCACTGTGGTAGGACACGATGCCCCCGCGCAGCACTGCGGAAGCGCCGGGCGCGTCCGCGATGGCTGCGGCGACGAGTCCCGCCGTCAGCGATTCGGCGGTCGCGATGGTCACACCGTGCGCAGTAGCGGCCGCGACGACGGCCGCCGGGCTCAGGTGATCCATGATGGCTACGCCTGCCGTCCCTGCGTGCGCAGGCGGACCGCGTCGACGATGTAGACGATGCCCGTGTACAAGGTCAGCGCCACGGCGAACCACATGACTACGAGCGCGACGGCGTTCAGCCAGCCGATGGTCGCGACGATCGGCAGCAGCAGCAGGAAGATGCCGAGCGCCTGGGTGACGGTCTTGAGCTTGCCGCCCTTCGACGCCGGCATGACGCCGTAGCGGATGACGACGAACCGCATCAGAGTGATCCCCCATTCGCGGACGAGGATGATGCCCGTGGCCCACCACGAGAGTTCGCCGTAGAGGGAGAACAACACCAGCGCGGCGCCGGTCAGCAGCTT
Encoded here:
- a CDS encoding CinA family protein — protein: MDHLSPAAVVAAATAHGVTIATAESLTAGLVAAAIADAPGASAVLRGGIVSYHSDVKASLLGVDPALLDARGSVDPDVARAMATGARRACGATIGVSTTGVAGPDPHDGQPVGRVYVAWESPWGAGVDELDFHGTRGEIRRAACEAALAAVALALRGAGEWPGVS
- the pgsA gene encoding CDP-diacylglycerol--glycerol-3-phosphate 3-phosphatidyltransferase, with the translated sequence MTSPEDKPVPTLNIANVLTTLRIVMVPFFVWLYVLDVEGGEPQYGGWRWAAVAVFALAMYTDKLDGDIARSRGLITDFGKIADPIADKLLTGAALVLFSLYGELSWWATGIILVREWGITLMRFVVIRYGVMPASKGGKLKTVTQALGIFLLLLPIVATIGWLNAVALVVMWFAVALTLYTGIVYIVDAVRLRTQGRQA